A stretch of Candidatus Vicinibacter affinis DNA encodes these proteins:
- a CDS encoding ATP-binding cassette domain-containing protein, with the protein MSYFLVQAQRLNLTYGEHVLFKDLQFEQQEKEWVELIGGNGSGKSALIHAFYGLLPVQSGTLKVLDYSLNPATPDFAAARRRIGIFSTKVPLIEDKTLRANLAIALNAADKIRDLNSDQYITDTLAKFGLAEKTLEEVSSLSSGEKVLLGLARAIIHRPRLLLLDNPFALLDESSIKLVKALLTDLHQKEGTGVLLTGLNLSPYSPDNRKVYQITGKGLELV; encoded by the coding sequence ATGTCTTATTTCTTAGTTCAGGCCCAAAGATTGAATCTCACATATGGTGAGCATGTGTTGTTTAAAGACCTCCAGTTTGAACAACAAGAAAAGGAATGGGTGGAACTTATAGGGGGTAATGGAAGCGGAAAATCTGCCCTAATTCATGCCTTTTATGGTCTTCTTCCTGTTCAGTCGGGGACTTTAAAAGTGCTGGATTACAGTCTGAATCCGGCCACACCTGACTTTGCCGCTGCCAGGAGGAGAATAGGGATATTTTCAACCAAGGTTCCTTTAATTGAGGATAAAACCCTGAGAGCAAATTTGGCAATTGCCCTAAATGCTGCTGATAAAATACGTGACCTGAACTCCGACCAATACATCACAGACACCTTAGCGAAATTTGGTCTTGCAGAAAAAACGTTGGAGGAAGTTTCCAGTCTTTCATCCGGAGAAAAGGTTTTGTTAGGCCTTGCCAGGGCCATTATCCACAGGCCCAGATTGTTGTTGTTGGACAATCCCTTTGCCCTGTTGGATGAGTCATCTATTAAATTGGTAAAGGCATTGCTTACCGACCTTCACCAAAAGGAGGGAACCGGTGTCTTGTTGACCGGTTTAAACTTAAGCCCATACAGCCCGGATAACAGGAAAGTTTACCAGATTACAGGTAAAGGGCTGGAATTAGTCTAA
- a CDS encoding Hsp20/alpha crystallin family protein — translation MGNLMKVNRFLPNFSNFFDEAFAKEFFNWDDKNFAERGSTMPSVNVRETEKEYFIELAAPGMRKEDFKVELKNDMLTISAEKRDEKEEKKGDFTRREFNFSSFCRSFYVPDLAEKNKVDAKYEDGMLTIAMTKKMVEEPKAKLIEIH, via the coding sequence ATGGGAAATTTAATGAAAGTAAACAGGTTTCTGCCAAATTTCAGTAACTTCTTTGATGAAGCCTTTGCTAAAGAATTTTTCAACTGGGATGATAAGAATTTTGCAGAAAGAGGTAGCACTATGCCATCCGTGAATGTGAGAGAAACTGAAAAAGAGTATTTTATTGAATTGGCTGCGCCCGGCATGAGGAAGGAGGACTTTAAAGTAGAATTAAAAAATGATATGCTGACCATCTCCGCTGAAAAGAGAGATGAGAAGGAAGAAAAGAAAGGAGATTTTACAAGGAGGGAGTTTAACTTCAGCTCTTTCTGTCGAAGTTTTTACGTTCCGGATTTGGCTGAAAAAAACAAAGTCGATGCGAAGTATGAAGATGGAATGCTGACCATTGCCATGACTAAGAAAATGGTAGAAGAACCAAAAGCAAAACTTATCGAAATACATTAG